A region from the Triticum aestivum cultivar Chinese Spring chromosome 3D, IWGSC CS RefSeq v2.1, whole genome shotgun sequence genome encodes:
- the LOC123074664 gene encoding UDP-glycosyltransferase 88B1-like: MERAAITTMPRKLVVLYPSPGMGHLVSMIELGKIIAARGLAVTIVVIDLPHNTGASATGPFLAGVSAANPTISFHRLPQVVLPPVKSNHPETLTFEVARVSNPHLRDFLAATSPAVLVADFFCNVARGVASELGIPFYFFFTSGAEVLALYLHLPVLHAQTTANFQDMGDELVHVPGIPSFPATDSMLPIMDRDDVAYTKFVSVCSDLCLSQGILVNTFRSLEPRAVETIIAGLCSPSGLPTPPVYCIGPLIKMQEVSTKCGDECIAWLDAQPKDSVVFLCFGSLGRFSAKQIREVAAGLEASRQRFLWVVKSPPSDDPAKKFDGPSEPDLDALLPEGFLDRTKETGLVVKSWAPQRDVLMHEAVAVFVTHCGWNSVLESIMAGVPMLAWPLYAEQRVNKVFLEKELGLALTMEGYDKEMVKAEEVAAKVKWMMDSDGGRVIRGRTQAAMRQANEAMREDGESEATLASLVDAWVLA; encoded by the coding sequence GCCGGGCATGGGCCACCTGGTCTCGATGATCGAACTGGGTAAGATCATCGCTGCCCGCGGCCTCGCCGTCACCATCGTCGTCATCGATCTACCGCACAACACCGGGGCAAGCGCAACAGggcccttcctcgccggcgtctCGGCGGCCAACCCCACCATCTCCTTCCACCGTCTCCCGCAAGTCGTGCTCCCGCCCGTAAAATCCAACCACCCAGAGACATTGACCTTCGAGGTCGCCCGCGTCTCGAACCCTCACCTGCGTGATTTCCTCGCTGCCACCTCCCCTGCCGTTCTCGTAGCAGACTTCTTCTGTAATGTCGCGCGCGGCGTTGCCTCGGAGCTCGGCATTCCCTTCTACTTCTTCTTCACCTCCGGCGCTGAGGTCCTGGCTCTCTATTTGCATCTCCCGGTCCTGCACGCTCAGACCACCGCCAACTTCCAGGACATGGGTGATGAGCTCGTGCACGTTCCTGGAATCCCCTCGTTTCCGGCGACAGACTCCATGCTGCCAATCATGGACCGCGATGACGTAGCATACACGAAGTTCGTGAGTGTGTGCAGCGACCTGTGCCTGTCCCAGGGCATCCTCGTCAACACCTTCCGCTCGCTCGAGCCGCGGGCCGTGGAGACCATCATCGCCGGGCTCTGCTCGCCTTCCGGACTTCCGACCCCTCCAGTCTACTGCATTGGGCCGCTGATAAAGATGCAGGAGGTGAGCACCAAGTGCGGCGACGAGTGCATCGCGTGGCTGGATGCCCAACCCAAGGACAGCGTGGTGTTCCTCTGCTTTGGCAGCCTCGGTCGGTTTAGCGCCAAGCAGATCAGGGAGGTGGCGGCCGGGCTAGAGGCAAGCCGGCAGCGTTTCCTTTGGGTCGTAAAGAGCCCGCCCAGCGATGACCCGGCGAAGAAGTTCGACGGGCCGTCGGAGCCGGACCTCGACGCCCTACTCCCGGAGGGCTTCCTGGACCGTACCAAGGAGACGGGCCTGGTCGTCAAGTCATGGGCACCTCAGCGTGATGTGCTTATGCATGAAGCGGTGGCCGTGTTCGTCACGCACTGTGGGTGGAACTCGGTGTTGGAGTCGATCATGGCGGGTGTGCCGATGCTAGCGTGGCCATTGTACGCAGAGCAGCGGGTGAACAAGGTGTTCCTGGAGAAGGAGCTTGGGCTAGCCCTGACAATGGAAGGGTATGACAAGGAGATGGTGAAGGCCGAGGAGGTGGCAGCAAAGGTTAAGTGGATGATGGACTCCGACGGCGGCAGGGTGATCCGTGGGCGGACGCAGGCGGCCATGCGGCAGGCGAATGAGGCGATGCGTGAGGACGGGGAGTCTGAGGCGACGTTGGCGTCGCTGGTTGACGCGTGGGTACTTGCTTGA